The nucleotide window CGTGACGGTCGAGGAGATCGAGGCGGTCCGGAAGTTCTACGCCGACCTCCGCGGCGAACTCGACCGCCGCGTGACCGCGCACCTCGACCGCGAACGCCCCGACTGGCGGGCGTCGATGCGCGACCTCGACGACGACGAGATCCCGCTCCGCGACCCGAAGGAGCCGGATGAAGACGAGATCACGGCGTGGGCGGACGGCGAGGGGTACGGCGAGCGCGTCTGGGCGCGCGCCGAGCAGGTCGGCGCGGTCGTCAAGCGCGTCCTCGACTCGCTCGAAGACGAGGACAAGCGGCGCGCCGCGCCGGGCGTCGGTCGCACCCTCAACGCCTGGTACCGCGAGGGACACACCGACTTCTTCCGCGCGATAGAACTCGAACGCACGTTCGACGAGACGGAGCCGCCCGACTCGTGGCGGCGGGCGTACAACGCGCGCCTCGCGCTCCACAACTGCCTGCCGAGCGAGCCGATCGGCGACCGGCTCGCGTCGTTCGGCGGCGGCGTCCTCATGAGCGCGACGCTGGAGCCGATGGACCTGTTCCGAGAGGTGACCGGCCTCGACCACGTGGCGGAGCGGGGGCGGCCGGTCGTCGAGCGGACGTACGGCCTCTCGTTCCCGGAGGAGAACCGCGCCAGCCTCGCGGTCGACGCGCCGAAGTTCACCCACCAGAACCGCGGATCACCGGGCGAGGAGAACCCGACGCGGCTCGCGCATATCGACGCGACAGTCGCGGTCGCCCGCCGCGAGGGGAACGTGCTGGTCGGCACCCCGAACTACGCGGAGGCGACGTGGATGGCCGAGGCGCTCGCCGACCGGCTCGACAAGCCGGTCCTCCTCGACGAGTCGTCCGACGACCGCGAGACGGAGTCGCTGAAGGACGACTTCTTCGCCGGCGACGGGAAGGTGTTGGTGACGAGCCTCCGCGGGACGCTCACGGAGGGCGTCGACTACCGCGGCGACCGGCTCGCCGCGGCGGTCGTCTGCGGCGTCCCGATCATCAACACCGCGCAGCCGCGGACGCGTGCGGTGATCGCGGCCTACGACCGGCGGTTCGAGTCGGGGTTCGAGACGGCGCTCACGGTGCCCGCCGTGCGGAAGGCCCGACAGGCGGTCGGTCGGGTCATCCGCGGCCCGGACGAGCGCGGGGTCCGCGTGCTGCTCGACGCCCGCTACGCCCGCGACTCGTGGAACGGCGTCCGAGAGTACCTACCCGGACACGAGCGCGAGGAGTTCCAGCCGGTAAGTCCGGACATGGTGGAAGTCGCGCTCGACCGGTTCGAGTCGCGGCTTCCGGCCGCGAGTGAGTGAGTCCGACCCCGTTTGGCACCGTATAACGGCCCGTTACCGCCGGGTATGCGGGTCGTAACTATACCGCTAGGGACGGTTCCGACGCCCATGGACGCCGTCTCTCGGAACGAACGATACCACCTCGTCTGTCGCGAGTGTCCGCTCGAACGCCTGTTTGATACCGCGGTCGACGCGGACGCGATCCGACGCGATCACGTCGACGAAACCGGCCACCGCGTCGCCGTCGATCGGGTCGAGTAACAGACCGGTTCGGGGCGGCTCGACGGATGCCGGCGAACGATCCGGCGGCGGTCCCCTCAGACGACGTTCGAGTCGATGTCCCGCGGGAAGTTCGTGAGCGTCTCGGTCCCCGACTCGGTGATCGCTACGGTGTCGGAGTGGCGGTAGCCGTACTCGTCAGTGTAGAGTCCCGGTTCGATCGTGTACACGTGTCCGGGTCGAATCAGGGCGTCGTCGCCGTCGTAGCGCTCGCCCCAGCCGCGGTCGATGTACGGCGGCTCGTGGCCGCCGAGACCGATGTTGTGGCCGACGTGATGTTGCGCAAGCTCGGTCACGCCCTGTTCCTCGAAGTAGTCCCAGACGACGCGGTCGACCTCGGCGACCGGCACGCCCGGACCCAAGGCGTCGATCGCGAGCGTCTGCGCCTCCAACATTAGCTCGAAGTGGTGTTCCTGCTCGTCGGAGTAGTCGCCGACGAACATGGTCCGCTCCAGCTCCGAGCGGTAGCCGTCGACGTTCGCGGTCGCGCCGGTGACCAGCACGTCGCCCTCGGAGAGCCGCTCGTTCGGGGTGTGGCCGTGCGGGAGCGCGGTCTCTTCGCCGGAGATATACCCTGCGTGGACCGGGCCGTCGCCGCGGACGCGGACGCTGTAGTCGTCACCGAGCGTGTCGAGCATGGCGCGGGACGCGTCGGTCGACGCGCGCTGCGAGACGGTCGCCGGGTGCGCCCCCGGCTCGGAGTAGTCGGCGAGGTAGCGGTGCCCGAGGTTCGCCCACTTCGCCGACTCGCGGATCAGGTCGACCTCGTCGTCGGACTTCGCCCAGCGCATCCGGCCGACCCACGACTGCGTCTCGACGTCGAGCGAGTCGGAGAAGGCGGGGCCCTCGTACCCCATCACGCCCGGGGGTCCGTCGGCGTCGGCGGCGATCGCGTCGACGCCGAGCCCGTTCAGCATCTCCACGGCGACGCTGACCGGCTCGCCGCCGGGATAGTCGAAGTAATCGTGGACGGCGTCGATCCGCGAATTCGGCGAGACGCGCTCGACCTCCAGTCTCGGGACGGTGATCTCGACGCGGTCGTCGGTGACCGCGAGGACGACCGGGCACTCCGTCTGGATGTGGTGGAATCCCGTGAGGTACTCGATGGCGGTCGCGCCGACCCACGTCGCGGCGTCGGCGTCGGTCGCTGCGAGACGGTCTCGGACCGCGGCGAGCCGGTCCTCGAAGGCCGACTCGGGGAGTCGCGTGGCCATACCTCACGATGGACGAACGCGCCGATAAACGGTCGGGTAGCGGAACGGTGGTTAGCGTCGGTACCGGGGGCGGTGCCGGTCTCAGGAAGGGAATTGGTGACGCGGTCGCTCCGGACGGATCAGCTCTCGCGGCGGGCGAACGCGAGGTTGCCGGAGACGTTCTTGATGTAGGCCGTCACGGTCTCGCCCTCCTGTGCGCCGGGGACGAAGATCGTGTACTCGCCGCGTTCGGCGACGCCGTCGCCCTTGCGACCGGTGCCGACGATCTCGAGTTCGTACGTGTTGCCCGACTCGACGGCGTCCTCCTGTCGCTGGGTGTTCTGCGTGTTCTGTTTCGCCACCGGGCGGAACGCCCCGCAGGCCTCACAGCGAAGCATCGGCGTCCGGTTCTCCGTCTCCAGCCGGGTGTCGGGGAGACCGCACTCCGAGCAGGTGACGTACGACTCGATGTACGAGTCGATCGCGGCCTGAAAGTCGCGCTCGCGGAAGTTCCCGCTGTAGCGGGCGCGGCCGTCCTCGTACTGGCCGGCCGTACCGAGCTCCTGTTGGATCTTCGAGTGGACGTGTTCGGGGTCGCGGCTCAGCGCGTCGGCGATTCCGGAGAGGTTCGTCAGGCGGGTGAACGCCCCGTCCTTCTGCGCTTCGGGGTCTGGGACGGACAGCCGCTCGTCGGAGCCGCCCAGGTCCGGGACCTCCTCCATCGCGCGGTCGAGGCTCGATTCGTAATCCATACGCGAGGGAACGACAGCGCGACGGAAATCGCTTCCGGGTTCGAAATCAGCCGCGTTTCGACCCCGGAGTCGAGCCTAAGAGTGTAGCAGTCGGCCAGAAGTAGCGGGAGGTAGATTTGAACTACCGATCTCCGGGTTATGAGCCCGGCGGAATCTCCTGGCTATCCCATCCCGCTATCGTAGCAAAATCGCGTGCGACTGTTAAGGGTTCTGATCCCGCCGCCCGTGTGCGATTCGTCCACGCGTCTGCGACGGGTATTGTCCTGCCGAGCGGTCGCCCCCGCCGCTCCGTCACTCCTCGCTCGCGTCGTCGGTCGCGTCCCCTCCCTTCGCCGCCACGGCCTTGATCCGGATCCGAAGCGCGATGACGGCGACGGCGGCGAATCCCACCGTCACGGCGATGTCGGCCGGGTCGCCTGAGAGCGCGCGCTGCGCGGTGAGTCCCGCCATCAGCGCGAACATCAGCGCCAACAGCCCCGCGATCGGGACCACGTACCCCTCGGTGAACGCCGACCCGCCGGATTCGTCGCTCATGTCCTCCCCCTCCGCGGGCGACCGTGAAAAGCGTCTCGCGCCCACCTCCGCCTTGCGCCGGCCGCAAACGATTTCACTCATCATCGATAGTGATAGACGATGCACAAGCCGCTACTGACGACCGACTTTCTGGATCGGGCGCGTCGACACTACGCCGACGAGGAGGCGGTCCTCGCGGTCGACGGGACGCGATACACGTACGCGGAGCTAGGCGAGCGGGCCGACCGCTTCTCCGCCGCGTTACAGGAGCGCGGGATCGAGAAGGGGGACCGGGTCGCGGTGTTGGATCCGAACACGCACTACCACTTGGAGGCCGCCTACGGCGCGATGCAGGTCGGTGCGGTCCACACCCCGCTGAACTACCGGCTCACGCCCGACGACTTCTCGTACATGCTCTCGGACGCCGGCGTCGACGCCATCTACGCCGACGCCGAGTACGCGGCGAACGTCGAGGCGATCCGCGACGAGGTGCCGACCGAGACGTTCCTCACGAACGACGCGGACGCGGTCGAGGGCGACTGGGAGTCGTTCGACGCCGCACTCGACGACGCGGACCCCGACGCCTACCAGCGCCCGGAGATGGACGAAGACGAGGTGATCACGATCAACTACACCTCGGGGACCACCGGCGACCCGAAGGGCGTCTGTCGCACGCACCGCGCCGAGACGCTCCACGCGTACCTCATCTCGATCCATCAGGAGATCACCGACGACGACGTGTACCTCTGGACGCTGCCGATGTTCCACGTCAACGGCTGGGGCCACATCTACGCGGTCACGGGAATGGGCGCGCGGCACGTCTGTACCCGCGGGGTCGACGTCGCGGAGACGTTCGACCGGATCCGCACCGAAGACGTGTCGTACTTCTGTGCGGCCCCGACCGTGCTCAACATGCTCGGCGACCACCACGCCGAACACGGCGGCGCGACGACCGGCG belongs to Halorubrum sp. DM2 and includes:
- a CDS encoding long-chain-fatty-acid--CoA ligase, with the protein product MHKPLLTTDFLDRARRHYADEEAVLAVDGTRYTYAELGERADRFSAALQERGIEKGDRVAVLDPNTHYHLEAAYGAMQVGAVHTPLNYRLTPDDFSYMLSDAGVDAIYADAEYAANVEAIRDEVPTETFLTNDADAVEGDWESFDAALDDADPDAYQRPEMDEDEVITINYTSGTTGDPKGVCRTHRAETLHAYLISIHQEITDDDVYLWTLPMFHVNGWGHIYAVTGMGARHVCTRGVDVAETFDRIRTEDVSYFCAAPTVLNMLGDHHAEHGGATTGDADVRVATAGAAPPEATIRTVEEEFGWDLKHVYGATETGPLVTTSDAKRHFDADADDRFAVKKTQGIGYLGTDVRVVDENGEDVAADGETIGEIVVRGNQVMDRYWNKPEATEEAFSERLEGYYHMGDLAVVDEDGFVSIQDRKKDIIISGGENISSIELEDTLFEHDAVSDVAVIPAPDERWGETPKAFVVPESGDPDDAGVTPEELKTFVRERVADYKTPGEVEFVEELPTTATGKIQKYELREREWDEEERMVGEG
- a CDS encoding translation initiation factor IF-2 subunit beta, which translates into the protein MDYESSLDRAMEEVPDLGGSDERLSVPDPEAQKDGAFTRLTNLSGIADALSRDPEHVHSKIQQELGTAGQYEDGRARYSGNFRERDFQAAIDSYIESYVTCSECGLPDTRLETENRTPMLRCEACGAFRPVAKQNTQNTQRQEDAVESGNTYELEIVGTGRKGDGVAERGEYTIFVPGAQEGETVTAYIKNVSGNLAFARRES
- a CDS encoding Xaa-Pro peptidase family protein translates to MATRLPESAFEDRLAAVRDRLAATDADAATWVGATAIEYLTGFHHIQTECPVVLAVTDDRVEITVPRLEVERVSPNSRIDAVHDYFDYPGGEPVSVAVEMLNGLGVDAIAADADGPPGVMGYEGPAFSDSLDVETQSWVGRMRWAKSDDEVDLIRESAKWANLGHRYLADYSEPGAHPATVSQRASTDASRAMLDTLGDDYSVRVRGDGPVHAGYISGEETALPHGHTPNERLSEGDVLVTGATANVDGYRSELERTMFVGDYSDEQEHHFELMLEAQTLAIDALGPGVPVAEVDRVVWDYFEEQGVTELAQHHVGHNIGLGGHEPPYIDRGWGERYDGDDALIRPGHVYTIEPGLYTDEYGYRHSDTVAITESGTETLTNFPRDIDSNVV
- a CDS encoding ATP-dependent DNA helicase codes for the protein MTDSPPWADLFGHPEPYPEQADGIDAAIDAAEDGGFLALEGACGTGKTMLALTAGLDRVRDPESDFERIFVLTSVKQQLRQFETDLRTINDDLPGDYDPVSGLTLVGKADVCPYARENRGGIDRENVYERCEGLRERTRNLVGDGGATTTSNLVSEARSQQVGLMDSGNAAESPADGAADYLSVDGEPTPYRPDTEEYDGTEFCPFYAGFLDDLPEDGDPAEAVPFDVTELGHVDADELVRLAAGHGSCPHSIMGALVPEVEVVIGNYYHAFDPVTTGTFTGALLDDSTFVVCDEAHMLEPRVRDLVSDAVADASLRDAEDELTRVVQPLSFESAGAESDDAALVRGELEDADVTVEEIEAVRKFYADLRGELDRRVTAHLDRERPDWRASMRDLDDDEIPLRDPKEPDEDEITAWADGEGYGERVWARAEQVGAVVKRVLDSLEDEDKRRAAPGVGRTLNAWYREGHTDFFRAIELERTFDETEPPDSWRRAYNARLALHNCLPSEPIGDRLASFGGGVLMSATLEPMDLFREVTGLDHVAERGRPVVERTYGLSFPEENRASLAVDAPKFTHQNRGSPGEENPTRLAHIDATVAVARREGNVLVGTPNYAEATWMAEALADRLDKPVLLDESSDDRETESLKDDFFAGDGKVLVTSLRGTLTEGVDYRGDRLAAAVVCGVPIINTAQPRTRAVIAAYDRRFESGFETALTVPAVRKARQAVGRVIRGPDERGVRVLLDARYARDSWNGVREYLPGHEREEFQPVSPDMVEVALDRFESRLPAASE